One Phaseolus vulgaris cultivar G19833 chromosome 2, P. vulgaris v2.0, whole genome shotgun sequence DNA window includes the following coding sequences:
- the LOC137812029 gene encoding general transcription and DNA repair factor IIH subunit TFB2, protein MPEVRIIAKNFMDMVASMPAMKLDKLYENGFICEAILRSLPPLAKKYVIQMLQIDVPVAAKLLEEWVLPDGVSKHRVAVDRLVQLRVFLEAVDRKNEKTYKVNPTYQRSLQKLLVQGGTLPRESMPSNITVRLPTLENLEAYALEQWEWFLLQLISPAQADKPLNISSSLMKVFQRRLLSQRDKEAPKLTESGFQFLLMDTNAQLWYIIREYISNSEERGVDAADLISFMLELSFHVIGEAYSISTLTDFQRSIINDLADLGLVKLQQGRKGSWFIPTKLATNLSMSLADSSSRKQGFVVVETNFRVYAYSTSKLHCEILRLFSRVEYQLPNLIVGAITKESLYNAFENGITADQIVTFIQQNAHPRVAERIPCVPENVTDQIRLWEADLNRVEMTDAYYYDEFPSRDVFEGACDCAREWNGLLWEDSKKMHMVVKTEVHPYVRDFLRRQK, encoded by the exons ATGCCAGAGGTTAGGATCATTGCCAAAAATTTCATGGACATGGTGGCATCCATGCCCGCCATGAAGCTAGATAAACTCTATGAGAATGGATTCATCTGTGAGGCTATTCTCAG GTCTCTTCCGCCTCTTGCGAAGAAATACGTGATACAGATGCTACAAATTGATGTGCCAGTGGCAGCTAAGTTGTTGGAGGAGTGGGTGCTTCCGGATGGAGTTTCAAAGCACAGAGTAGCCGTTGATAGACTGGTTCAGTTGCGAGTTTTCCTTGAAGCTGTTGACAG GAAGAATGAAAAGACATACAAAGTTAATCCAACATATCAGAGAAGTCTCCAAAAGCTTTTAGTACAAGG TGGAACTTTGCCAAGGGAATCAATGCCTTCCAATATTACTGTGAGGCTTCCAACCTTAGAAAATCTTGAGGCTTATGCTCTAGAGCAATGGGAG TGGTTCTTATTGCAACTTATAAGCCCAGCTCAGGCTGATAAGCCCTTAAATATTAGCTCTTCTTTGATGAAAGTTTTCCAGCGacgtctcctgagtcaaag AGACAAAGAAGCTCCAAAATTAACTGAAAGTGGTTTCCAGTTTTTG CTTATGGATACAAATGCCCAGCTTTGGTATATCATCAGAGAATATATCTCTAATTCTGAG GAGAGAGGTGTTGATGCGGCTGACTTGATCTCATTCATGCTGGAACTTAGCTTTCATGTCATCGGGGAG GCATATAGTATAAGCACATTAACTGATTTTCAGAGGAGCATAATTAATGACCTAGCAGACCTTGGACTGGTTAAACTTCAGCAG GGAAGGAAAGGAAGTTGGTTTATACCTACAAAATTGGCAACCAATCTTTCAATGAGCTTGGCTGATTCATCGTCTAGAAAACAG gGATTTGTGGTTGTGGAAACAAATTTTAGAGTTTATGCTTACTCGACTTCTAAGTTACATTGTGAGATATTGCGGCTATTCTCAAG GGTAGAGTATCAACTTCCAAATCTTATTGTTGGAGCTATTACAAAAGAAAGCTTGTATAATGCTTTTGAAAATGGCATTACAGCAGATCAG ATAGTCACTTTCATTCAGCAAAATGCTCATCCTCGTGTTGCGGAGAGAATACCATGTGTTCCTGAAAATGTCACAGATCAG ATTAGGCTGTGGGAAGCAGATCTAAACAGAGTTGAGATGACAGATGCATATTATTACGATGAGTTCCCTTCCAGA GATGTATTTGAAGGTGCATGTGACTGTGCTAGAGAATGGAATGGTTTGTTGTGGGAAGATTCAAAGAAAATGCATATGGTGGTTAAGACTGAGGTACATCCATATGTACGAGATTTTTTACGCCGTCAAAAGTAG
- the LOC137812027 gene encoding E3 ubiquitin-protein ligase AIRP2-like isoform X2, whose product MRMSYSPAAHLFLFLVQWTDCNLAGALGLLRILIYKVYVDGTTTMSTHERKASIREFYAVIYPSLLQLQKGITDTEDKKQKAVCMERYRRRDDEDYRQCSDIDIEREDECGICMDMNTKIVLPNCNHAMCLKCYREWRTISQSCPFCRDSLKRVNSGDLWVFTDRRDVVDMATVTRENLRRVFMYIDKLPLIVPDSLFDAYDSHVR is encoded by the exons ATGAGAATGTCATACAGTCCAGCTGCGCACTTGTTCCTTTTTCTGGTGCAATGGACAGATTGTAATCTTGCTGGAGCCCTTGGACTGTTAAGAATCCTAATTTACAAG GTCTATGTGGATGGGACAACCACCATGTCTACACATGAAAGAAAAGCAAGTATTAGAGAATTCTATG CCGTCATTTATCCCTCTTTATTGCAACTTCAAAAGGGTATCACTGATACCGAGGATAAGAAGCAAAAGGCTGTATGCATGGAGAGGTATCGCAGAAGAGATGATGAGGATTATAGACAGTGTTCTGACATAGACATTGAAAGAGAAGATGAATGTGGAATATGCATGGATATGAATACTAAGATTGTGTTACCCAACTGCAACCATGCCATGTGCCTGAAATGTTACCGAGAATG GCGAACTATATCACAATCTTGCCCATTTTGCCGTGACAGTCTGAAGAGAGTGAACTCAGGTGATCTGTGGGTATTCACTGATAGAAGGGATGTGGTAGATATGGCAACAGTGACAAGGGAGAATCTGAGAAGGGTTTTCATGTACATAGATAAGTTGCCTTTGATTGTTCCAGACTCCCTTTTTGATGCCTATGACTCTCACGTACGGTAA
- the LOC137812027 gene encoding E3 ubiquitin-protein ligase AIRP2-like isoform X1, with protein sequence MYVASMRKSFKDSLKVLEADIQHANTLASDFPREYDGACLQMRMSYSPAAHLFLFLVQWTDCNLAGALGLLRILIYKVYVDGTTTMSTHERKASIREFYAVIYPSLLQLQKGITDTEDKKQKAVCMERYRRRDDEDYRQCSDIDIEREDECGICMDMNTKIVLPNCNHAMCLKCYREWRTISQSCPFCRDSLKRVNSGDLWVFTDRRDVVDMATVTRENLRRVFMYIDKLPLIVPDSLFDAYDSHVR encoded by the exons ATGTACGTAGCTTCCATGCGTAAGTCTTTCAAGGACTCCTTGAAAGTCCTTGAAGCTGATATCCAACACGCCAACACCCT GGCGTCAGATTTTCCAAGGGAGTATGATGGTGCGTGCCTTCAGATGAGAATGTCATACAGTCCAGCTGCGCACTTGTTCCTTTTTCTGGTGCAATGGACAGATTGTAATCTTGCTGGAGCCCTTGGACTGTTAAGAATCCTAATTTACAAG GTCTATGTGGATGGGACAACCACCATGTCTACACATGAAAGAAAAGCAAGTATTAGAGAATTCTATG CCGTCATTTATCCCTCTTTATTGCAACTTCAAAAGGGTATCACTGATACCGAGGATAAGAAGCAAAAGGCTGTATGCATGGAGAGGTATCGCAGAAGAGATGATGAGGATTATAGACAGTGTTCTGACATAGACATTGAAAGAGAAGATGAATGTGGAATATGCATGGATATGAATACTAAGATTGTGTTACCCAACTGCAACCATGCCATGTGCCTGAAATGTTACCGAGAATG GCGAACTATATCACAATCTTGCCCATTTTGCCGTGACAGTCTGAAGAGAGTGAACTCAGGTGATCTGTGGGTATTCACTGATAGAAGGGATGTGGTAGATATGGCAACAGTGACAAGGGAGAATCTGAGAAGGGTTTTCATGTACATAGATAAGTTGCCTTTGATTGTTCCAGACTCCCTTTTTGATGCCTATGACTCTCACGTACGGTAA